One stretch of Meriones unguiculatus strain TT.TT164.6M chromosome 7, Bangor_MerUng_6.1, whole genome shotgun sequence DNA includes these proteins:
- the LOC132655409 gene encoding olfactory receptor 1468-like yields the protein MTMNNQTVISQFLLLGLHIPPEHQHLFYALFLAMYLTTVLGNLIIIILILLDSRLHTPMYFFLSNLSFSDLCFSSVTMPKLLQNMQSQVPSITYVGCLTQMYFLMVFGGLEIFLLLVMAYDRYVAICLPLQYSSIMSPSLCVCLVLLSWVFILLYSMLHTLLLARLSFCEDNVIPHFFCDISALLKLACSDIYINELMIFILGGLVSVIPFLLIILSYIQIVSSILRVSSTKVIHKVFSTCGSHLSVVSLFYGTIISLYIYPSGNNSTVKETVMAMMYTVVTPMLNPFIYSLRNRDMKEALMRVLCKKKISL from the coding sequence ATGACAATGAACAACCAAACTGTcatctcccagttcctcctcctGGGCCTGCACATCCCCCCAGAGCACCAACACCTGTTCTATGCCCTGTTCCTGGCCATGTACCTCACCACTGTTCTGGGGaacctcatcatcatcatcctcattcTACTGGACTCCCGTCTTCACACGCCCATGTACTTCTTTCTCAGCAACTTGTCCTTCTCTGACCTCTGCTTTTCCTCCGTCACAATGCCCAAGTTGCTGCAGAACATGCAGAGCCAAGTTCCATCCATTACTTATGTGGGTTGTCTGACACAAATGTACTTTCTTATGGTCTTTGGAGGCCTGGAAATTTTCCTTCTTCTGGTCATGGCCTATGACCGTTATGTAGCCATTTGCTTACCTCTTCAATACTCCAGCATCATGAGCCCCAGTCTCTGTGTTTGTCTGGTATTGCTGTCCTGGGTATTTATCTTGCTGTATTCCATGTTGCACACCCTACTCTTGGCTAGATTGTCATTTTGTGAAGACAACGTGATCCCCCATTTTTTCTGTGACATATCTGCCCTGCTCAAGTTGGCCTGCTCTGACATTTATATTAATGAATTGATGATATTTATCTTGGGAGGGCTTGTTAGTGTCATCCCATTCTTACTCATCATTTTGTCCTATATTCAAATTGTCTCTTCCATCTTAAGGGTTTCTTCAACCAAGGTTATTCACAAGGTCTTCTCCACCTGTGGCTCCCACCTGTCTGTGGTGTCTCTGTTCTATGGGACAATTATTAGTCTCTACATATATCCATCAGGTAATAACTCTACTGTGAAGGAGACTGTTATGGCCATGATGTACACTGTGGTGACTCCCATGCTGAACCCCTTCATCTACAGCCTGAGGAACAGAGACATGAAAGAGGCCCTGATGAGAGTCCTTTGCAAGAAGAAAATCTCTTTATAA